In Sphingomonas sp. SORGH_AS_0950, the following are encoded in one genomic region:
- a CDS encoding electron transfer flavoprotein subunit alpha/FixB family protein yields MKTLVWVEHDGGTVKDATLATVTAAAKLGEVHLIVAGQGVDGVAQAAAKIAGVGKVHVADDAAYANALAENVAPLIAELMGHHDAFLAPSTTTGKNIAPRVAALIDVMQISDILSVEGPDSFTRPIYAGNAIATVKTTDAKLVLTVRTTAFEKAAAEGGSGTIEVLPTTGDAAKSRFVGAEKAENARPELTSAKVIVSGGRALGSEEQFHALIDPLADKLGAAVGASRAAVDAGYAPNDYQVGQTGKIVAPEVYVAVGISGAIQHLAGMKDSKVIVAINKDEDAPIFQVADIGLVGDLFTVVPELTDKV; encoded by the coding sequence GTGAAGACGCTGGTATGGGTCGAGCATGACGGCGGGACCGTCAAGGATGCCACGCTGGCGACCGTCACGGCGGCCGCCAAGCTGGGCGAGGTGCATCTGATCGTCGCCGGTCAGGGTGTGGACGGCGTCGCGCAGGCCGCCGCGAAGATCGCAGGCGTCGGCAAGGTCCATGTCGCCGACGACGCGGCGTACGCCAATGCGCTCGCCGAGAATGTCGCGCCGCTGATTGCCGAGCTGATGGGCCATCACGACGCCTTCCTCGCGCCCTCGACCACCACCGGCAAGAATATCGCGCCGCGCGTCGCCGCCCTCATCGACGTGATGCAGATTTCGGACATCCTGTCGGTCGAGGGTCCGGACAGCTTCACCCGGCCGATCTATGCGGGCAACGCGATTGCGACCGTCAAGACGACCGACGCCAAGCTGGTGCTGACCGTCCGCACCACCGCCTTTGAAAAGGCGGCGGCCGAGGGTGGCTCGGGCACCATCGAGGTCCTCCCGACCACGGGCGATGCGGCCAAGTCCCGCTTCGTCGGCGCGGAGAAGGCCGAGAATGCCCGGCCGGAACTGACCAGCGCCAAGGTCATCGTCTCGGGCGGTCGCGCGCTGGGTTCGGAGGAGCAGTTCCATGCGCTGATCGACCCGCTCGCCGACAAGCTGGGTGCCGCCGTCGGTGCATCCCGTGCGGCGGTCGATGCGGGCTATGCCCCCAACGACTATCAGGTCGGCCAGACCGGCAAGATCGTCGCGCCCGAAGTCTATGTCGCGGTCGGCATCTCGGGCGCGATCCAGCATCTGGCGGGGATGAAGGACTCCAAGGTCATCGTCGCGATCAACAAGGACGAGGATGCCCCGATCTTCCAGGTGGCGGACATCGGCCTGGTCGGCGATCTGTTCACCGTCGTCCCGGAACTGACCGACAAGGTCTGA
- a CDS encoding electron transfer flavoprotein subunit beta/FixA family protein, whose product MKIVVPVKRVLDYNVKPRVKADGTGVDLANVKMSMNPFDEIAVEEAIRLKEKGAATEVVVVSIGEPKAADTLRTALAMGADRAILITADQAPEPLGVAKLLAKVVEEEQPGLVILGKQAIDGDNNQTGQMLAGLLGWAQGTFASKVEIDGQSANVTREVDGGLETVALTLPAIVTTDLRLNEPRYASLPNIMKAKSKPMATKTAADYGVDIAPRLTITHVAEPGKRQAGVKVGSVDELVEKLKALGVAK is encoded by the coding sequence ATGAAGATCGTCGTGCCCGTGAAGCGGGTGTTGGACTATAACGTGAAGCCGCGGGTGAAGGCGGACGGGACGGGCGTCGATCTGGCGAACGTGAAGATGTCGATGAACCCGTTCGACGAGATCGCGGTGGAAGAGGCGATTCGGCTGAAGGAGAAGGGGGCGGCGACCGAAGTGGTCGTCGTCTCGATCGGCGAGCCCAAGGCGGCGGACACGCTGCGCACTGCGCTTGCCATGGGCGCGGACCGCGCGATCCTCATCACCGCCGACCAGGCGCCCGAGCCGCTGGGCGTCGCCAAGCTGCTCGCCAAGGTGGTCGAGGAGGAACAGCCCGGCCTCGTGATCCTGGGCAAGCAGGCGATCGACGGCGACAACAACCAGACCGGCCAGATGCTGGCGGGCCTGCTCGGCTGGGCGCAGGGGACGTTTGCCTCCAAGGTCGAGATCGACGGACAGAGCGCCAACGTGACCCGCGAGGTCGATGGCGGTCTGGAGACGGTGGCGCTGACGCTGCCTGCGATCGTGACGACTGACCTGCGTCTGAACGAGCCGCGCTATGCCAGCTTGCCCAACATCATGAAGGCCAAGTCCAAGCCGATGGCGACCAAGACGGCGGCCGATTACGGCGTCGACATCGCACCCCGGCTGACGATCACCCATGTCGCCGAACCCGGCAAGCGCCAGGCGGGCGTCAAGGTCGGCTCGGTCGACGAGCTGGTCGAGAAACTCAAAGCACTGGGAGTGGCCAAGTGA
- a CDS encoding acylphosphatase, with the protein MIGRHLRITGRVQGVGYRYWFLGRAEALGLTGWVRNRDDGAVEAVVQGPEDKVAAIIAEARSGPPAARVDQVDTTEQPVDAMLTRFEQRPTC; encoded by the coding sequence ATGATCGGCCGTCATCTTCGCATCACCGGACGCGTGCAGGGCGTCGGATATCGTTACTGGTTCCTCGGCCGTGCCGAAGCGCTGGGGCTGACCGGCTGGGTCCGCAACCGGGACGACGGCGCGGTCGAAGCGGTGGTGCAGGGGCCCGAGGACAAGGTCGCGGCAATCATCGCCGAGGCCCGGTCGGGACCGCCCGCCGCGCGGGTCGATCAGGTCGATACGACCGAGCAACCAGTCGATGCCATGCTCACCCGATTCGAGCAGCGCCCGACATGCTGA
- a CDS encoding TIGR02186 family protein: protein MGQAKPVLVPDVSQRDIEIVYSFTGAELLLFGAILYPGGRPPSDDRPTDIVVVVKGPTQSILIREKEKIAGLWVNAGRLRYQSAPSFYAIASSRPINRIVDDRTRAIYELGLDSLQLSPASNAPANVQARFQAGLVDQRRRAGLYVEAPRAVEITDNVLYRARVTIPARVPVGRFTAETFLIRDGRVLAAAVRDIDIRKSGFERFVARAADRAAIPYGLTVVALSVLLGWTAGWIARRV from the coding sequence ATGGGGCAGGCCAAGCCGGTGCTGGTCCCCGACGTGTCGCAGCGCGATATCGAGATCGTGTACAGCTTCACCGGCGCCGAGCTGCTGCTGTTCGGCGCGATCCTCTATCCCGGCGGTCGCCCGCCCAGCGACGACCGGCCGACCGACATCGTCGTGGTGGTCAAGGGCCCGACCCAGTCGATCCTGATCCGCGAGAAGGAGAAGATCGCCGGGCTGTGGGTCAATGCCGGGCGGCTGCGCTATCAGTCGGCACCGTCCTTCTACGCCATCGCCTCGTCCCGCCCGATCAACCGGATCGTCGACGACCGGACGCGCGCCATCTACGAACTGGGGCTGGACAGCCTGCAGCTTTCCCCCGCCTCCAACGCGCCCGCCAATGTGCAGGCGCGGTTCCAGGCCGGGCTGGTCGACCAGCGCCGCCGCGCGGGGCTATATGTCGAGGCGCCGCGCGCGGTCGAGATCACCGACAATGTCCTCTACCGCGCGCGCGTGACCATCCCCGCGCGCGTGCCGGTGGGACGCTTCACCGCAGAGACGTTCCTGATCCGCGACGGCCGCGTGCTGGCCGCCGCGGTACGCGATATCGACATCCGCAAATCGGGGTTCGAGCGGTTCGTCGCGCGCGCCGCCGACCGCGCCGCCATTCCCTATGGCCTGACCGTGGTCGCGCTCTCGGTGCTGCTCGGCTGGACCGCCGGGTGGATCGCGCGGCGGGTCTGA
- a CDS encoding glycosyltransferase family 2 protein yields MPQRTVGRALARDRVVEDFAVKAIVLHDAEDVVHPDELTVFDTLIEGRAVVQLPVLPLVVPGSRLVSGHYADEFAESHQKQLVVRTWIGAGMPLAGTGCAIAPTMLAEIAARRGGDPFDSTSLTEDYELGLRIAELGGEGLFARVADGAAGGIVAVRAYFPATLIAAIRQKARWMTGIALIGWDRTGWSRTAALGDHWWRLRDRRAPLAMLVLAAAYLGLFAEAFGIVTWWVEGHPLPPLTPALRTLFAINALLLGWRLTMRMVFTGRAYGWREALWSLPRFVIGNFVALAAAPRALLRYLLVLRGRPVVWDKTSHAFPDLSPQP; encoded by the coding sequence TTGCCTCAACGCACTGTGGGGCGCGCGCTGGCGCGGGATCGCGTGGTGGAGGATTTCGCGGTCAAGGCGATCGTCCTGCACGATGCCGAGGATGTCGTGCATCCCGACGAACTGACGGTGTTCGACACGCTGATCGAGGGACGCGCGGTAGTGCAATTGCCCGTGCTGCCGCTGGTGGTGCCGGGCTCTCGACTGGTGTCCGGCCATTATGCCGATGAATTTGCCGAAAGCCATCAGAAGCAGCTGGTCGTTCGCACCTGGATCGGGGCGGGAATGCCGCTGGCGGGGACAGGCTGCGCCATTGCCCCGACGATGCTGGCGGAGATTGCGGCGCGGCGCGGCGGCGATCCGTTCGATTCGACCAGCCTGACCGAGGATTACGAACTGGGTCTGCGCATCGCCGAGCTGGGGGGTGAAGGGCTGTTCGCACGGGTCGCCGACGGAGCGGCGGGCGGCATCGTCGCGGTGCGCGCCTATTTCCCCGCCACGCTGATCGCCGCGATCCGGCAAAAGGCGCGGTGGATGACGGGCATCGCTCTGATCGGCTGGGACCGCACCGGCTGGAGCCGTACCGCCGCGCTGGGCGATCACTGGTGGCGGCTGCGCGACCGGCGAGCGCCGCTGGCCATGCTGGTGCTGGCGGCGGCCTATCTGGGGCTGTTCGCCGAGGCGTTCGGCATCGTGACCTGGTGGGTCGAGGGGCATCCGCTGCCACCGCTCACCCCGGCGCTCCGCACCTTGTTCGCGATCAACGCGCTGCTGCTGGGGTGGCGTTTGACGATGCGGATGGTCTTTACCGGCCGGGCCTATGGCTGGCGGGAGGCGCTGTGGTCGCTGCCGCGCTTCGTCATCGGCAATTTCGTCGCGCTGGCCGCCGCGCCGCGGGCGCTGCTCCGCTATCTGCTCGTGCTGCGCGGGCGCCCGGTCGTCTGGGACAAGACCAGCCACGCCTTTCCAGACCTGTCGCCGCAACCATGA
- a CDS encoding glycosyltransferase, producing the protein MDVTGVMAVVARELTLFAAAGLLIGGLDDLLVDLLYLARRLARRSATPIHSHALPPPLEPGRMIVFIPAWDEAAVIGAMLSAALARFRHPDYRLYVGLYPNDPATIAAAADVAQHDERVRLVIGPRDGPTTKADCLNALWGARWRGIAWWRISRSRRSSCTMPRMSCIPTN; encoded by the coding sequence ATGGATGTCACGGGGGTGATGGCCGTCGTCGCGCGCGAGCTGACCCTGTTCGCAGCGGCGGGGCTGTTGATCGGCGGGCTGGACGATCTTCTGGTCGATCTGCTCTATCTGGCGCGGCGTCTGGCGAGGCGTAGCGCGACCCCGATCCACAGCCATGCCCTGCCCCCGCCGCTGGAGCCGGGCAGGATGATCGTCTTCATCCCCGCCTGGGACGAAGCGGCTGTGATCGGCGCGATGCTGTCGGCGGCGCTGGCGCGGTTCCGCCACCCCGATTACCGGCTTTATGTCGGGCTGTACCCCAATGACCCCGCCACCATCGCCGCCGCCGCCGATGTGGCGCAACACGACGAACGCGTCCGACTGGTCATCGGCCCGCGCGACGGCCCCACCACGAAGGCCGATTGCCTCAACGCACTGTGGGGCGCGCGCTGGCGCGGGATCGCGTGGTGGAGGATTTCGCGGTCAAGGCGATCGTCCTGCACGATGCCGAGGATGTCGTGCATCCCGACGAACTGA
- a CDS encoding MFS transporter, with translation MARTFPPGIVHTALAVGGFAIGTTEFAAMSLEPDLARGLGIDAPTAGHVISAYALGVVVGAPMLAVLSARLARRTLLIALMLMFAVGNGLSALAPDYHWMLFFRFLSGLPHGAYFGIAALVAASLVPEDRRTVAVGRIMLGLTVATVIGVPLAQMLGQWLNWRWVFGVVAGLALLTATLVWIAAPHDRPDEGATIRRELAALGRGQVWLTLAIGAIGFGGMFAVYTYLAATLTEVTGTSTATIPLVLAVFGLGMTIGNIVVPRFADRALMPTAGGLLLWSAAMLALYPLAAGSLWTILPNVFAIGLGGALGTVLQTRLMDVAGEGQGLAAALNHSAFNTANAIGPWAGGLAIAHGLGWTSTGYVGCGLALGGFAIWLIAMRFAGDTLNGPADRSNRPVLSH, from the coding sequence ATGGCGCGGACATTTCCCCCCGGCATCGTCCATACCGCGCTGGCGGTGGGCGGCTTTGCGATCGGCACCACCGAATTCGCCGCGATGAGCCTGGAGCCCGATCTGGCGCGCGGGCTGGGCATCGATGCGCCGACCGCGGGCCATGTCATCAGCGCCTATGCGCTGGGCGTGGTGGTGGGCGCGCCGATGCTGGCGGTGCTGTCGGCCCGGCTGGCGCGGCGCACGCTGCTGATCGCGCTGATGCTGATGTTCGCGGTCGGCAACGGCCTGTCCGCGCTGGCGCCCGATTATCACTGGATGCTGTTCTTCCGCTTTCTCAGCGGCCTGCCGCACGGGGCCTATTTCGGGATCGCGGCGCTGGTCGCCGCCTCGCTGGTGCCCGAGGATCGGCGGACGGTCGCGGTCGGGCGGATCATGCTGGGGCTGACGGTGGCGACGGTCATCGGCGTACCATTGGCACAGATGCTGGGGCAGTGGCTCAACTGGCGCTGGGTGTTCGGGGTGGTCGCGGGGCTCGCGCTGCTGACCGCGACCCTTGTCTGGATCGCCGCGCCGCATGACCGGCCGGACGAGGGCGCGACCATCCGGCGCGAGCTGGCGGCGCTGGGTCGCGGGCAGGTCTGGCTGACGCTGGCGATCGGGGCGATCGGCTTTGGTGGCATGTTCGCCGTCTATACCTATCTGGCCGCGACGCTGACCGAGGTGACGGGCACGTCCACCGCGACCATCCCGCTCGTGCTGGCGGTCTTCGGGCTGGGGATGACGATCGGCAATATCGTCGTGCCGCGCTTCGCCGATCGCGCGCTGATGCCGACGGCCGGGGGGCTGCTGCTCTGGTCGGCGGCGATGCTGGCGCTCTATCCGCTGGCGGCGGGGAGCCTGTGGACGATCCTGCCCAATGTCTTTGCCATCGGGCTGGGCGGCGCGCTGGGCACGGTGCTCCAGACGCGGCTGATGGACGTGGCGGGCGAGGGGCAGGGGCTGGCCGCCGCGCTCAACCATTCGGCGTTCAACACCGCCAATGCCATCGGCCCCTGGGCGGGCGGGCTTGCCATCGCGCATGGGCTGGGCTGGACCTCGACCGGCTATGTCGGCTGCGGACTGGCGCTGGGCGGCTTTGCGATCTGGCTGATCGCGATGCGATTCGCCGGAGACACGCTCAACGGGCCAGCGGATCGATCGAATCGTCCGGTGCTGTCGCACTGA
- a CDS encoding sterol desaturase family protein, protein MHWALGILLFLGTVIFMEGFAYAAHRWIMHGPGWFLHESHHRPRTGNWELNDLYAAIFAVPSFVMILGGAQLGWWSGFTWIGAGIAAYGAIYFGFHDVIVHKRLPTRYLPKSDYMKRIIQAHRLHHVVETKQGTVSFGFLVAPRPEALKAELKRRAHAGVRRPAGAAEARDAALTEK, encoded by the coding sequence ATGCACTGGGCTCTCGGCATTCTCCTGTTCCTCGGCACCGTGATCTTCATGGAGGGATTCGCCTATGCGGCGCATCGCTGGATCATGCATGGGCCGGGCTGGTTCCTGCACGAAAGCCATCATCGCCCGCGCACCGGCAACTGGGAGCTGAACGACCTGTACGCGGCGATCTTCGCGGTGCCGTCCTTCGTGATGATCCTGGGCGGCGCGCAGCTGGGCTGGTGGAGCGGCTTCACCTGGATCGGGGCAGGGATCGCGGCCTATGGCGCGATCTATTTCGGGTTCCATGACGTGATCGTGCACAAGCGGCTGCCGACCCGCTATCTGCCCAAGTCCGATTACATGAAGCGGATCATCCAGGCGCACCGGCTGCACCATGTCGTGGAAACCAAGCAGGGCACGGTCAGTTTCGGTTTCCTGGTCGCGCCGCGCCCCGAGGCGTTGAAGGCGGAGTTGAAGCGCCGGGCGCATGCCGGGGTGCGGCGACCGGCCGGTGCGGCGGAAGCCCGGGATGCCGCGTTGACGGAAAAGTAA
- a CDS encoding sulfite exporter TauE/SafE family protein, producing MDLYLPIANLSVNALVIVALGAGVGLLSGMLGVGGGFLTTPLLIVYGIPPTVAAASAASQVTGASVSGVFAHFRRGGVDVKMGGVLVAGGIVGSFAGAWIFRLLQASGQIDTVIAIVYVLMLGWIGSVMAREATNAIIAQRRGVAQRAARRRHHPMVAALPFRTRFYASGLYISPLAPLLLGFFIGILTILLGVGGGFILVPAMIYILGMATNVVLGTSLFQTLFVTAAATMVHATTTKAVDIVLAALLLIGSVTGAQVGAKLATNVKPEYLRLALAVIVLLVGLRILLGLVWRPEEIFTVQLL from the coding sequence GTGGACCTGTATCTTCCGATCGCCAACCTGTCGGTCAACGCGCTCGTCATCGTCGCGCTGGGCGCGGGCGTGGGCCTGTTGTCGGGCATGCTGGGGGTCGGCGGCGGGTTCCTGACCACGCCGTTGCTGATCGTCTATGGCATTCCCCCCACCGTCGCCGCCGCCTCTGCCGCCAGCCAGGTGACGGGGGCCAGCGTCTCGGGCGTGTTCGCGCATTTCCGGCGCGGCGGGGTGGATGTGAAGATGGGCGGGGTGCTGGTCGCGGGCGGCATCGTCGGGTCGTTCGCGGGGGCCTGGATCTTCCGCCTGCTCCAGGCGAGCGGGCAGATCGATACGGTCATCGCCATCGTTTATGTCCTGATGCTCGGCTGGATCGGATCGGTCATGGCGCGCGAGGCGACGAACGCGATCATCGCACAGCGCCGGGGCGTGGCCCAGCGCGCGGCGCGGCGTCGGCATCACCCGATGGTCGCCGCCCTGCCCTTTCGCACGCGATTCTATGCCTCGGGGCTCTATATCTCGCCGCTGGCGCCGCTGCTGCTGGGCTTCTTCATCGGCATCCTGACCATATTGCTGGGCGTGGGCGGCGGGTTCATCCTTGTCCCCGCGATGATCTATATCCTGGGCATGGCGACCAATGTCGTGCTGGGCACCTCGCTGTTCCAGACGCTGTTCGTCACCGCCGCCGCGACCATGGTTCATGCGACCACGACCAAGGCGGTCGACATCGTGCTGGCCGCGCTGCTCCTGATCGGTTCGGTGACGGGCGCGCAGGTCGGGGCGAAGCTGGCGACCAACGTCAAACCCGAATATCTCCGCCTGGCGCTGGCGGTCATCGTCCTGCTCGTCGGGTTGCGCATCCTGCTGGGGCTGGTCTGGCGGCCCGAGGAGATTTTCACGGTCCAGCTGCTGTGA
- the sucC gene encoding ADP-forming succinate--CoA ligase subunit beta — protein sequence MNIHEYQAKELLAKFGVPVPAGFAAMTVEEAVEASSKLPGPLYVVKAQIHAGGRGKGKFKELGPDAKGGVRLAKMPEEVRAHATDMLGNTLVTIQTGEAGKQVNRLYVTDGVDIAKEFYLALLVNRATGRVSMVASTEGGMDIETVAHDTPEKIHSIDIDTATGFMPHHGRAVAAALELTGDLAKQAANVASKLYAAFLGTDAEQIEINPLAVTEDGKLMVLDAKVGFDGNAMFRHKDLMELRDTTEEDAMELEASKYDLAYIKLDGDIGCMVNGAGLAMATMDIIKLNGMFPANFLDVGGGANKEKVTAAFKIILSDPAVKGILVNIFGGIMRCDIIADGIVAAAKEVNLQVPLVVRLEGTNVEKGKEILANSGLAIVPANDLGDAAKKIVAEVQKVA from the coding sequence ATGAACATCCACGAATATCAGGCCAAGGAATTGCTCGCCAAGTTCGGCGTGCCCGTCCCCGCCGGCTTCGCCGCGATGACCGTCGAGGAGGCCGTCGAGGCGTCGTCCAAGCTCCCCGGACCGCTCTACGTCGTCAAGGCGCAGATCCATGCGGGCGGCCGCGGCAAGGGCAAGTTCAAGGAACTCGGCCCCGACGCCAAGGGCGGTGTCCGCCTGGCCAAAATGCCTGAGGAAGTCCGTGCGCACGCCACCGACATGCTGGGCAACACGCTGGTCACCATCCAGACCGGCGAAGCGGGCAAGCAGGTCAACCGCCTGTACGTGACCGACGGCGTCGACATCGCCAAGGAATTCTACCTCGCGCTGCTCGTCAACCGCGCGACCGGCCGCGTCTCGATGGTCGCCTCGACCGAGGGCGGCATGGACATCGAGACCGTGGCGCATGACACGCCCGAGAAGATCCACTCGATCGACATCGACACCGCGACCGGCTTCATGCCGCATCACGGCCGCGCCGTCGCCGCCGCGCTGGAACTGACCGGCGACCTCGCCAAGCAGGCCGCGAACGTCGCGTCGAAGCTGTACGCCGCGTTCCTGGGCACCGATGCCGAGCAGATCGAGATCAACCCGCTCGCCGTCACCGAGGACGGCAAGCTGATGGTGCTCGACGCCAAGGTCGGCTTCGACGGCAACGCCATGTTCCGTCACAAGGACCTGATGGAACTGCGCGACACCACCGAAGAAGACGCGATGGAGCTGGAGGCGTCGAAGTACGACCTGGCCTACATCAAGCTCGACGGTGACATCGGCTGCATGGTCAACGGCGCCGGCCTCGCCATGGCGACGATGGACATCATCAAGCTGAACGGCATGTTCCCGGCCAACTTCCTCGACGTCGGCGGCGGCGCGAACAAGGAGAAGGTCACCGCGGCGTTCAAGATCATCCTGAGCGATCCCGCCGTGAAGGGCATCCTGGTCAACATCTTCGGCGGCATCATGCGTTGCGACATCATCGCCGACGGCATCGTCGCGGCGGCGAAGGAAGTGAACCTGCAGGTTCCGCTGGTCGTCCGCCTCGAGGGTACGAATGTCGAGAAGGGCAAGGAAATCCTCGCCAATTCGGGTCTCGCCATCGTCCCCGCCAACGATCTGGGCGACGCCGCCAAGAAGATCGTCGCCGAGGTTCAGAAGGTCGCCTAA
- a CDS encoding dipeptidase has translation MLIALFLAQAADPAVTRRVDSVLARAPIVDGHNDLPWELRDTGVTPESPSLATDTAALPHPLQTDLPRLKRGGVGGQFWSVWIPADVTGPRAVEMTLEQIDRVHRLVAAHPNRMAMARTAGDVRRIAQTGRIASLIGVEGGHQIDGRLAVLRQYKALGVAYLTLTHGRSLAWADSSTDAPHANGLSAFGRAVVAEMNRIGMIVDVAHVSDATMAAVLDVSKAPVIASHSDARALADAPRNIPDALLRRIGAGGGVVMVNCYPAFLSSAWRAWDARRTAFAKSVGVPANVYGARSPAPLVAWDAANPAPRVTATMVADHIEHIARIAGRGAVGFGGDYDGINGTGPEGMTGVDGYPLVLAELVRRGWSDADLAGLTSGNILRVMARVEAVAKGLSATAPDDSIDPLAR, from the coding sequence ATGCTGATCGCGCTCTTCCTCGCCCAGGCCGCCGATCCCGCCGTCACGCGCCGCGTCGACTCGGTACTCGCCCGCGCGCCGATCGTCGACGGGCATAACGACCTACCCTGGGAGTTGCGCGACACGGGCGTCACCCCCGAGTCGCCCTCGCTCGCGACCGACACCGCCGCGCTGCCCCATCCGCTCCAGACCGACCTGCCCCGGCTCAAGCGCGGCGGGGTCGGCGGGCAATTCTGGTCGGTCTGGATTCCCGCCGACGTCACCGGCCCGCGCGCGGTCGAGATGACGCTGGAACAGATCGACCGCGTCCACCGCCTCGTCGCCGCGCATCCCAACCGGATGGCGATGGCGCGCACCGCCGGGGACGTCCGCCGGATCGCGCAGACGGGCCGCATCGCCTCGCTGATCGGGGTCGAGGGCGGGCATCAGATCGACGGGCGGCTGGCGGTGCTGCGCCAGTATAAGGCGCTCGGCGTCGCCTATCTGACGCTGACCCATGGCCGCAGCCTGGCCTGGGCCGATTCGTCGACCGATGCCCCACACGCCAACGGGCTCAGCGCCTTTGGCCGCGCGGTCGTGGCCGAGATGAACCGGATCGGCATGATCGTCGATGTCGCGCATGTCTCGGACGCGACGATGGCGGCGGTGCTGGACGTCAGCAAGGCGCCGGTCATCGCCTCGCACTCCGACGCGCGCGCGTTGGCGGATGCGCCGCGCAACATCCCCGACGCGCTGCTCCGCCGGATCGGCGCGGGCGGCGGGGTGGTGATGGTGAATTGCTATCCCGCCTTTCTGTCGAGCGCCTGGCGGGCCTGGGACGCGCGGCGTACGGCATTCGCGAAATCGGTCGGCGTGCCCGCCAATGTCTATGGCGCGCGCTCCCCAGCGCCGCTGGTCGCCTGGGACGCCGCGAACCCCGCCCCGCGCGTGACCGCGACGATGGTCGCCGACCATATCGAGCATATCGCCCGGATCGCAGGGCGCGGTGCGGTGGGCTTTGGCGGCGATTATGACGGGATCAACGGCACCGGGCCGGAGGGGATGACCGGCGTCGACGGCTATCCGCTGGTGCTGGCCGAGCTGGTCCGGCGCGGCTGGAGCGATGCCGATCTCGCGGGGTTGACCAGCGGCAATATCCTGCGCGTGATGGCGCGGGTCGAGGCGGTGGCGAAAGGCCTCAGTGCGACAGCACCGGACGATTCGATCGATCCGCTGGCCCGTTGA
- a CDS encoding pilus assembly protein PilZ, which produces MEKPVFTPPFEPVQGQELRRSLRQAVRMRAHLRDKGQTRFEIDVVDLSQEGFRAETSFTLWPGTIVWLTLPGLAPLEAVIAWRDRFKYGCAFSKPLHPAVFEHIVALGNR; this is translated from the coding sequence ATGGAAAAACCGGTCTTCACACCGCCCTTCGAGCCCGTCCAAGGCCAGGAACTTCGCCGTTCGCTTCGGCAGGCGGTGCGGATGCGGGCCCATCTGCGCGACAAGGGGCAGACCCGGTTCGAGATCGACGTGGTCGACCTGTCGCAAGAGGGCTTCCGGGCCGAGACCAGCTTCACCCTGTGGCCGGGCACGATCGTCTGGCTGACCCTGCCGGGGCTCGCCCCGCTGGAGGCGGTGATCGCCTGGCGCGACCGGTTCAAATATGGCTGCGCCTTTTCCAAGCCGCTCCACCCGGCGGTGTTCGAGCATATCGTCGCGCTGGGCAATCGCTGA